From one Tsukamurella tyrosinosolvens genomic stretch:
- a CDS encoding acyl-CoA dehydrogenase family protein has product MTSELDDLAGAVRSVVDRRWSPAALRAAIDAPDGFDRGLWSVLCEQVGVAALAVPEEHDGVGAGVRALQVVAEELGRHLIPSPFLGSAVLATTLLAETDEAELLAGLASGARIAAVAFAGADFADRPVTVVDGRLSGTARFVLDGDLADDLLVVAGDGLHLVDGAAAARRHTPSMDPTRRFAEIVLDGAPARLVRDGAAAALQRALDVACAVLAAEQAGAAAQALAVTVEYAGSRVQFGRPIGSFQALKHRMADLFVLVESARSAALAAGEALDRGDDDATIAVATAKAYCSESFSAVAAEMIQLHGGIGITWEHDAHLYFKRAHSSSQLFGDPAHHLARRELIHS; this is encoded by the coding sequence ATGACCTCGGAACTGGACGATCTGGCGGGCGCCGTCCGCAGCGTCGTCGACCGGCGGTGGTCGCCGGCCGCGCTCCGCGCCGCGATCGACGCGCCCGACGGCTTCGACCGCGGACTGTGGTCCGTGCTGTGCGAGCAGGTCGGGGTGGCGGCGCTCGCCGTCCCCGAGGAGCACGACGGCGTGGGCGCGGGGGTGCGCGCGCTGCAGGTCGTCGCTGAGGAGCTCGGGCGGCACCTGATCCCGTCGCCCTTCCTGGGCTCCGCGGTGCTCGCGACGACCCTGCTCGCGGAGACGGACGAGGCGGAGCTGCTGGCCGGCCTCGCGAGCGGCGCGCGGATCGCGGCGGTCGCCTTCGCCGGCGCCGATTTCGCCGACCGCCCCGTCACCGTGGTCGACGGGCGGCTCTCCGGCACGGCGCGTTTCGTCCTCGACGGCGACCTCGCGGACGACCTCCTGGTCGTCGCCGGGGATGGGCTCCACCTCGTCGACGGCGCCGCGGCGGCTCGGCGGCACACCCCGTCGATGGACCCGACGCGGCGGTTCGCGGAGATCGTCCTCGACGGTGCACCCGCCCGGCTCGTCCGGGACGGTGCCGCCGCCGCACTCCAGCGCGCGCTCGACGTCGCGTGCGCGGTCCTCGCCGCCGAGCAGGCCGGCGCGGCGGCGCAGGCCCTCGCGGTCACCGTCGAGTACGCGGGCTCGCGGGTGCAGTTCGGCCGGCCGATCGGCTCCTTCCAGGCACTCAAGCACCGCATGGCGGACCTGTTCGTCCTGGTCGAGTCCGCGCGCTCCGCGGCCCTCGCGGCGGGCGAGGCGCTCGACCGCGGCGACGACGACGCGACGATCGCGGTGGCCACGGCGAAGGCCTACTGCTCCGAGTCGTTCAGTGCCGTGGCCGCGGAGATGATCCAGTTGCACGGCGGCATCGGCATCACGTGGGAGCACGACGCACACCTGTATTTCAAGCGCGCGCACTCGTCGTCGCAGCTGTTCGGCGATCCGGCGCATCACCTCGCCCGCCGCGAGCTCATCCACTCCTGA
- the hsaD gene encoding 4,5:9,10-diseco-3-hydroxy-5,9,17-trioxoandrosta-1(10),2-diene-4-oate hydrolase: MTDLDVDILKEGKFATTAAGLTLHYHEAGEENRANGTVVLLHGSGPGVSSWSNFGRNIPVLAQRFRVLAVDQPGFGRSDKPTEHPQYFVHSATALAGLLDTLGITERVHLVGNSLGGGTSVRFALDFPERAGRLVLMGPGGLSVNTFAPDPTEGLRTLQKFYAAPSKERLEDFLRIMVFDQKMITPELVEERFELALDPEAIAAFKAMGKSFASADYEKGMLWRDAYKLRQPVLMIWGREDRVNPLDGALLALKQIPRAQLHVFGQCGHWAQLEKFDEFNRLTADFLAG; this comes from the coding sequence GTGACCGACCTCGACGTGGACATCCTCAAGGAGGGGAAGTTCGCCACCACTGCCGCGGGTCTCACGCTGCACTATCACGAGGCCGGCGAGGAGAACCGCGCCAACGGCACCGTCGTGCTGCTGCACGGCAGCGGCCCCGGCGTCTCCTCGTGGAGCAACTTCGGGCGCAACATCCCGGTGCTGGCGCAGCGCTTCCGCGTGCTCGCCGTCGACCAGCCGGGCTTCGGCCGGTCCGACAAGCCGACCGAGCACCCGCAGTACTTCGTGCACAGCGCTACCGCGCTCGCCGGACTGCTCGACACGCTCGGCATCACCGAACGCGTGCACCTGGTGGGCAATTCGCTCGGCGGCGGCACGTCGGTGCGGTTCGCCCTCGACTTCCCGGAGCGCGCGGGCCGGCTCGTGCTCATGGGCCCCGGCGGCCTCAGCGTGAACACCTTCGCGCCGGACCCCACGGAGGGCCTGCGCACGCTGCAGAAGTTCTACGCCGCACCCAGCAAGGAGCGGCTCGAGGACTTCCTGCGGATCATGGTCTTCGACCAGAAGATGATCACCCCCGAGCTCGTCGAGGAGCGCTTCGAGCTCGCGCTCGATCCCGAGGCGATCGCCGCGTTCAAGGCCATGGGCAAGTCCTTCGCCTCCGCGGACTACGAGAAGGGCATGCTCTGGCGCGACGCCTACAAGCTGCGCCAGCCCGTGCTCATGATCTGGGGGCGGGAGGACCGGGTCAATCCGCTCGACGGTGCCCTCCTCGCGCTCAAGCAGATCCCGCGCGCGCAGCTGCACGTCTTCGGGCAGTGCGGCCACTGGGCGCAGTTGGAGAAGTTCGACGAGTTCAACCGTCTCACCGCCGATTTCCTCGCCGGCTGA
- a CDS encoding acyl-CoA dehydrogenase family protein, whose amino-acid sequence MRFAPSQENEAFAESLDDLLSGAGVVAAARAWAEGDSGPGRKVWAALADLGVTGLAIAEEHGGVGGDAMDLAVAFQALGYHGVPGPVVESIAVLPALLGDAARLRALADGAIGTVALAPRTPYLLDADVADLRFVVNPGGAIAEVPAPSTAPLGSVDRTRRLFATELNTVPDTESPGRAAVNGVQSAEVAGAFAVAAQLLGAGRRLLDDTVEYAKARAQYGKAIGEYQAIKHLLADVATRLELAAPLLSGAAVALSGSASRGVDLEPARDVAAARVAAADAAYLAARTALQVHGAIGYTAEYDLGLWITKVRALQSAWGTQAEHRATVLDAIRKAAR is encoded by the coding sequence ATGAGATTCGCACCGTCGCAAGAGAACGAGGCCTTCGCGGAGTCGCTCGACGACCTGCTCTCGGGGGCCGGCGTGGTGGCCGCGGCCCGCGCCTGGGCGGAGGGCGACAGCGGCCCCGGACGGAAGGTCTGGGCGGCGCTCGCCGATCTCGGCGTCACCGGCCTCGCGATCGCGGAGGAGCACGGAGGCGTCGGCGGCGACGCCATGGACCTCGCCGTCGCCTTCCAGGCGCTGGGCTACCACGGCGTGCCCGGCCCCGTCGTGGAGTCGATCGCGGTGCTGCCCGCACTGCTCGGCGACGCCGCCCGGCTCCGGGCCCTCGCCGACGGTGCGATCGGCACCGTCGCGCTGGCTCCGCGCACGCCGTACCTGCTCGACGCCGACGTCGCGGACCTCCGCTTCGTGGTCAACCCGGGTGGGGCGATCGCGGAGGTTCCCGCACCGTCGACCGCCCCTCTGGGCTCGGTCGACCGGACCCGCCGCCTCTTCGCCACGGAATTGAACACTGTTCCTGACACAGAAAGCCCAGGTCGCGCTGCCGTGAACGGTGTTCAATCGGCGGAGGTGGCCGGGGCGTTCGCGGTGGCGGCGCAGCTGCTCGGCGCAGGGCGGCGCCTGCTCGACGACACCGTCGAGTACGCGAAAGCCCGTGCCCAATACGGGAAGGCGATCGGCGAGTACCAGGCGATCAAGCACCTCCTCGCCGACGTGGCGACGCGCCTGGAACTGGCGGCGCCGCTGTTGAGCGGCGCGGCAGTGGCCCTGTCCGGGAGCGCCTCGCGCGGCGTCGATCTCGAACCCGCGCGCGACGTCGCGGCGGCGCGGGTCGCCGCCGCCGACGCGGCCTACCTGGCGGCACGGACGGCACTCCAGGTGCACGGCGCGATCGGCTACACCGCGGAGTACGACCTGGGACTGTGGATCACCAAAGTCCGGGCGCTGCAGTCGGCCTGGGGAACCCAGGCCGAGCACCGCGCGACGGTGCTCGACGCGATCCGGAAGGCGGCGCGATGA
- the hsaA gene encoding 3-hydroxy-9,10-secoandrosta-1,3,5(10)-triene-9,17-dione monooxygenase oxygenase subunit, translating into MSDQSVDTVLAEVAELLPTLRDRAQETEDARRIPAESIKALQQSGFFRLLQPKRYGGFEADPVAFYTAVKMLAGACGSTGWVSSILGIHPWNVALFDDRAQQEVWGEDQDTLISSSYAPMGKSEIVEGGYRLSGKWSFSSGCDHGTWALLGGPAFKDGKPVDFLTYLVPISDYTINDVWRTVGLRGTGSNDIVVDDVFVPEHRALSFQLVSKCKGPGQEVNTSPLYKLPFGSVHPSTITAPIIGMAQGAYDAHVEHQRKRVRAAYAGESAKEDPFAMVRVAEAGSEIDAAWLQLISNINEEYALVKAGEKIPFNLRLKVRRDQVRGTERAIFAVDRMFENSGGRALAEGTPIQRFWRDAHAGRVHAANDPERAYKMFGTGEFGLPVMDGMV; encoded by the coding sequence ATGAGCGATCAGAGCGTCGACACGGTGCTGGCTGAGGTGGCGGAGCTACTGCCCACACTCCGGGACCGGGCGCAGGAGACCGAGGACGCGCGCCGGATCCCGGCCGAGTCCATCAAGGCGCTGCAGCAGAGCGGCTTCTTCCGCCTGCTGCAGCCCAAGCGCTACGGCGGCTTCGAGGCCGACCCGGTGGCGTTCTACACCGCCGTCAAGATGCTGGCCGGCGCCTGCGGCTCCACCGGGTGGGTCTCCTCGATCCTCGGCATCCACCCGTGGAACGTCGCGCTGTTCGACGACCGCGCGCAGCAGGAGGTGTGGGGCGAGGACCAGGACACGCTGATCTCCTCGTCGTACGCCCCGATGGGCAAGTCGGAGATCGTCGAGGGCGGCTACCGTCTGTCGGGCAAGTGGAGCTTCTCCTCCGGCTGCGACCACGGCACCTGGGCACTGCTCGGCGGGCCCGCCTTCAAGGACGGCAAGCCGGTCGACTTCCTGACCTACCTCGTGCCGATCAGCGACTACACGATCAACGACGTGTGGCGCACCGTCGGCCTGCGCGGCACCGGCAGCAATGACATCGTGGTCGACGACGTCTTCGTCCCGGAGCACCGCGCGCTCAGCTTCCAGCTGGTGAGCAAGTGCAAGGGCCCCGGCCAGGAGGTCAACACCAGCCCGCTCTACAAGCTGCCCTTCGGCTCGGTGCACCCGTCCACGATCACCGCCCCGATCATCGGGATGGCGCAGGGCGCGTACGACGCCCACGTGGAGCACCAGCGCAAGCGCGTCCGCGCCGCCTACGCGGGCGAGTCCGCGAAGGAGGACCCGTTCGCCATGGTCCGCGTCGCCGAGGCCGGTAGCGAGATCGACGCGGCCTGGCTCCAGCTCATCTCCAACATCAACGAGGAGTACGCGCTGGTCAAGGCCGGCGAGAAGATCCCGTTCAACCTGCGCCTCAAGGTCCGTCGCGACCAGGTGCGCGGCACCGAGCGCGCGATCTTCGCCGTGGACCGCATGTTCGAGAACTCGGGCGGTCGTGCGCTGGCCGAGGGCACGCCGATCCAGCGGTTCTGGCGGGACGCCCATGCGGGCCGCGTGCACGCCGCGAACGATCCCGAGCGCGCCTACAAGATGTTCGGCACCGGCGAGTTCGGCCTGCCCGTGATGGACGGGATGGTCTAG
- the hsaC gene encoding iron-dependent extradiol dioxygenase HsaC gives MAIKALGYMRIEATDMAAWREYGLKVLGMMEGTGNDPDSLYLRMDDFAARLVIVPGEKDRLLVSGWEVTDALGLQELRDTLTAAGVAFDEGTKDEKAERRVEGLIRFQDPAGNTLEAFHGAQYLGRRFVSPYGHRFVTGEQGLGHVVLTCTDDAAAQEFYQGVLGFRLRDSMRLPPQMVGRPADGDPAWLRFYGCNPRHHALAFLPLPNPTGIVHLMVEVENSDDVGLALDRANRKKVKMSATLGRHINDKMLSFYMKTPGGFDIEFGCEGLEVENDDWIARESTAVSLWGHDFSIGFKEQ, from the coding sequence ATGGCGATCAAGGCGCTCGGGTACATGCGCATCGAGGCCACCGACATGGCGGCCTGGCGCGAGTACGGGCTGAAGGTGCTCGGAATGATGGAGGGCACGGGCAACGACCCCGATTCCCTCTACCTGCGCATGGACGATTTCGCGGCCCGCCTGGTGATCGTGCCCGGGGAGAAGGACCGGCTCCTGGTCTCCGGCTGGGAGGTCACGGACGCCCTCGGGCTGCAGGAGCTCCGCGACACCCTCACCGCCGCGGGCGTCGCCTTCGACGAGGGCACCAAGGACGAGAAGGCCGAGCGCCGGGTCGAGGGCCTGATCCGCTTCCAGGACCCGGCCGGCAACACGCTCGAGGCCTTCCACGGCGCGCAGTACCTCGGCCGCCGTTTCGTCAGCCCGTACGGCCACAGGTTCGTGACCGGCGAGCAGGGCCTCGGGCACGTCGTGCTCACGTGCACGGACGACGCTGCCGCGCAGGAGTTCTACCAGGGCGTGCTCGGCTTCCGGCTCCGCGACTCGATGCGCCTGCCCCCGCAGATGGTGGGGCGTCCCGCGGACGGCGACCCAGCGTGGCTGCGCTTCTACGGCTGCAACCCGCGCCACCACGCGCTCGCCTTCCTGCCGCTGCCGAACCCGACGGGGATCGTGCACCTCATGGTCGAGGTGGAGAACTCCGACGACGTCGGCCTCGCCCTCGACCGCGCGAACCGCAAGAAGGTCAAGATGTCCGCCACCCTCGGCCGGCACATCAACGACAAGATGCTGTCCTTCTACATGAAGACGCCGGGCGGCTTCGACATCGAATTCGGCTGCGAAGGGCTGGAAGTCGAGAACGACGACTGGATCGCGCGGGAGTCGACCGCGGTCAGCCTCTGGGGCCACGACTTCTCCATCGGCTTCAAGGAGCAGTGA
- the hsaB gene encoding 3-hydroxy-9,10-secoandrosta-1,3,5(10)-triene-9,17-dione monooxygenase reductase subunit: protein MTAPVIEPLDYRTAMGHFCTGVTVITAADEEGPVGFACQSFSALSLDPPLVLFCPMKTSGAWRTIERTGRFAVNVLGEGQQDVSSVFGSRHPDKFGAVAWKPSRSGSPLLDGALSWIDCAVEAVHDGGDHHIVIGRVLELSAPNAGRPLLFYKGRYTQTVTDPGEAIPRALSLDSFLTWPVGDDWI from the coding sequence ATGACCGCCCCCGTGATCGAACCGCTGGACTACCGCACCGCGATGGGACACTTCTGCACCGGCGTCACGGTGATCACCGCCGCCGACGAGGAGGGCCCGGTCGGCTTCGCCTGCCAGTCCTTCTCGGCGCTGTCGCTCGATCCGCCGCTGGTCCTGTTCTGTCCCATGAAGACCTCGGGCGCGTGGCGCACCATCGAGCGCACCGGCCGGTTCGCCGTCAACGTGCTCGGCGAGGGGCAGCAGGACGTCAGCTCGGTTTTCGGCTCCCGGCACCCGGACAAGTTCGGGGCGGTCGCGTGGAAGCCCTCCCGCAGCGGTTCGCCGCTGCTCGACGGTGCGCTCAGCTGGATCGACTGCGCTGTCGAGGCGGTGCACGACGGCGGCGACCACCACATCGTCATCGGACGGGTGCTCGAGCTCAGCGCGCCGAATGCGGGACGGCCGCTGCTCTTCTACAAGGGCCGGTACACGCAGACGGTGACCGATCCCGGCGAGGCGATCCCGCGCGCCCTGTCACTGGACTCGTTCCTCACCTGGCCCGTCGGCGACGACTGGATCTGA
- a CDS encoding SAM-dependent methyltransferase — protein MTDSTRTDGDTWTITTSVGFTALLVAAARAVENERPDALAHDPFARVFLEAAGDPRAIALADAGDGAGNPMAATRHLGVRTRFFDDFVRGAVTAGARQIVILAAGLDSRAYRLDLPAGTVVYELDQPEVLAFKEETLAARGATPVAGLRHVPVDLRDDWPAALRSSGFDDAAPTTWLVEGLLPYLPAAAQVLLFERIVELSAPGSRVAVEGQNGPLDLDGFRAITAKYSQKGNPLGDFDVTSLFVADEDRSDPAEFLTAQGWTVTRAGNPVELGRSYGVQDTVPADASLMADTIGYFTAALPAG, from the coding sequence ATGACGGACAGCACGCGCACGGACGGCGATACCTGGACGATCACGACCAGTGTGGGCTTCACCGCCCTGCTGGTCGCCGCGGCGCGGGCCGTGGAGAACGAACGTCCCGACGCGCTCGCCCACGACCCGTTCGCGCGGGTCTTCCTCGAGGCGGCGGGCGATCCCCGCGCCATCGCGCTGGCCGACGCCGGCGACGGCGCCGGCAATCCCATGGCCGCGACCCGCCACCTCGGCGTGCGCACGCGGTTCTTCGACGACTTCGTCCGCGGCGCCGTCACCGCGGGTGCGCGGCAGATCGTCATCCTCGCGGCCGGGCTCGATTCCCGCGCGTACCGCCTCGACCTGCCCGCCGGCACCGTGGTGTACGAGCTCGACCAGCCGGAGGTCCTGGCGTTCAAGGAGGAGACGCTCGCGGCGCGCGGCGCGACACCCGTGGCGGGCCTGCGGCACGTCCCCGTCGACCTGCGCGACGACTGGCCTGCCGCGTTGCGGTCGTCCGGATTCGACGATGCCGCGCCCACGACGTGGCTGGTCGAGGGCCTGCTCCCCTATCTGCCCGCCGCAGCGCAGGTACTGCTCTTCGAGCGGATCGTCGAACTCTCCGCGCCGGGGAGCCGGGTTGCTGTGGAGGGCCAGAACGGACCGCTCGACCTCGACGGCTTCCGCGCGATCACGGCGAAGTACTCGCAGAAGGGGAATCCCCTCGGCGACTTCGACGTGACCTCGCTGTTCGTCGCCGACGAGGACCGTTCCGATCCGGCCGAATTCCTCACCGCGCAGGGGTGGACGGTCACCCGGGCGGGGAACCCGGTGGAACTGGGCCGCAGCTACGGCGTGCAGGACACCGTCCCCGCGGATGCGTCGCTCATGGCCGACACGATCGGCTACTTCACCGCGGCGCTGCCCGCCGGCTGA
- a CDS encoding peroxidase-related enzyme (This protein belongs to a clade of uncharacterized proteins related to peroxidases such as the alkylhydroperoxidase AhpD.): MTERITALDLPAGELSEGTRKYFEVCREKLGMVPNVLQSLTFDEAKLRAFSDTYNDLMLGDSGLSKLEREMIAVVVSSVNKCFYCLTAHGAAVRELSGDPVLGEMLVMNFRAAELPPKQRAMLEFAEKLTEAPSKIDEPDRQRLRDAGFTDRDVYDIANTAAFFNMTNRLASAIDMRPNPEYHSAAR, encoded by the coding sequence ATGACGGAGCGGATCACCGCGCTCGACCTGCCCGCGGGCGAGCTGAGCGAGGGCACGCGGAAGTACTTCGAGGTCTGCCGCGAGAAGCTCGGCATGGTGCCGAACGTCCTGCAGTCGCTGACATTCGACGAGGCCAAACTGCGCGCCTTCAGCGACACCTACAACGACCTCATGCTCGGCGACTCGGGGCTCAGCAAGCTGGAACGCGAGATGATCGCCGTGGTGGTCTCGTCGGTGAACAAGTGCTTCTACTGCCTCACTGCGCACGGCGCCGCCGTGCGGGAACTGTCCGGTGACCCCGTGCTCGGCGAGATGCTGGTGATGAACTTCCGCGCCGCGGAGCTCCCGCCGAAGCAGCGGGCCATGCTCGAGTTCGCGGAGAAGCTCACGGAGGCACCGTCGAAGATCGACGAGCCCGACCGGCAGCGGCTCCGCGACGCCGGGTTCACCGACCGGGACGTCTACGACATCGCCAACACCGCGGCCTTCTTCAACATGACCAACCGGCTCGCCTCGGCGATCGACATGCGGCCCAACCCGGAGTACCACTCCGCCGCACGGTGA
- a CDS encoding FAD-dependent oxidoreductase encodes MPESRRPVPSATVSTWDFEADVVIAGYGIAGVCAAIEAARAGADVLVLDRTGGWGGAAALSGGWIYLGGGTPLQRALGFEDTAENMETFLTAALGPGVDAAKIHAYAHGSTEHYDWLTGCGVVFKEEFWGEPGWEVPHDEGLGYSGGENAAPFNTVATPAPRGHVPQMADKRTGVRGAGYMLMKPLVETAEALGVRAEYDIRAHALVTGPDGRVEGVVARRFGQDVHVRARRGVVLATGSFAYNAAMIETYAPRLLGRPAAAIEEHDGAGILMAQAVGAALAHMDATEVAFFGDPQMMARGILVNGRGQRFIAEDTYGGRIGQAVLIQQDNAAYLVMDMEAHEEALATETSTPYFRQPPTWAAETVAELESDMGLPAGALTGTVDTYNRHAADGADPLLHKKPQWVRPLDGPVAAWDMRGFTAGFTLGGLRTDADSRVLHVDGAPIPGLFAAGRCTSGVCAGGYASGTSLGDGSFFGRRAGVSAATEQSLDLQ; translated from the coding sequence ATGCCCGAGAGCCGCCGCCCCGTCCCGTCCGCCACCGTCTCCACCTGGGACTTCGAGGCGGACGTGGTGATCGCCGGCTACGGCATCGCGGGGGTGTGCGCCGCGATCGAGGCCGCCCGCGCGGGCGCCGACGTCCTGGTCCTCGACCGCACCGGCGGGTGGGGCGGCGCGGCCGCCCTCTCCGGCGGATGGATCTACCTCGGCGGCGGCACACCGCTTCAGCGCGCGCTGGGCTTCGAGGACACCGCGGAGAACATGGAGACCTTCCTGACCGCCGCGCTCGGCCCGGGCGTCGACGCGGCGAAGATCCACGCGTACGCCCACGGCAGCACGGAGCACTACGACTGGCTGACCGGCTGCGGCGTGGTCTTCAAGGAGGAGTTCTGGGGCGAGCCGGGGTGGGAGGTGCCGCACGACGAGGGCCTCGGCTACTCCGGCGGCGAGAACGCCGCCCCCTTCAACACCGTCGCGACGCCGGCGCCGCGCGGGCACGTCCCGCAGATGGCCGACAAGCGGACCGGCGTGCGCGGCGCCGGGTACATGCTGATGAAACCGCTGGTCGAGACTGCGGAGGCGCTCGGGGTCCGCGCCGAGTACGACATCCGCGCACACGCCCTGGTGACCGGTCCGGACGGGCGCGTCGAGGGCGTCGTCGCCCGGCGGTTCGGCCAGGACGTCCACGTGCGGGCCCGACGGGGCGTGGTCCTCGCGACCGGCAGCTTCGCCTACAACGCCGCGATGATCGAGACCTACGCGCCGCGGCTGCTCGGCCGGCCGGCCGCCGCCATCGAGGAGCACGACGGGGCCGGGATCCTCATGGCGCAGGCCGTGGGCGCGGCCCTGGCCCACATGGATGCGACGGAGGTCGCCTTCTTCGGCGACCCGCAGATGATGGCCCGCGGGATCCTGGTCAACGGCCGTGGCCAGCGGTTCATCGCCGAGGACACCTACGGCGGACGGATCGGCCAGGCCGTGCTCATCCAGCAGGACAACGCCGCCTACCTCGTCATGGACATGGAGGCGCACGAGGAGGCGCTCGCCACCGAGACCTCGACGCCGTACTTCCGGCAGCCGCCGACCTGGGCGGCAGAGACCGTGGCGGAGCTCGAATCCGACATGGGCCTGCCGGCCGGGGCGCTGACGGGCACCGTCGACACGTACAACCGGCACGCCGCCGACGGCGCCGATCCCCTGCTGCACAAGAAGCCGCAGTGGGTGCGTCCGCTCGACGGCCCCGTCGCGGCCTGGGACATGCGGGGCTTCACCGCCGGGTTCACCCTCGGCGGGTTGCGCACGGACGCCGACTCCCGGGTGCTGCACGTCGACGGTGCACCGATCCCCGGCCTGTTCGCCGCCGGCCGGTGCACCTCGGGCGTGTGCGCGGGCGGCTACGCCAGCGGGACCAGCCTCGGCGACGGGAGCTTCTTCGGCCGACGCGCCGGCGTGTCCGCCGCAACCGAACAGTCGTTGGATTTGCAGTAA
- the kstD gene encoding 3-oxosteroid 1-dehydrogenase, with the protein MTAETTEYDVIVVGSGAAGMTAALKAADTGLSVLVVEKAAHYGGSTARSGGGVWVPGNESLVKAGIQDTPDEARKYLHAIIGDVVPAERIDTYIDRGPEVISMVHRMSPLELTWVPGYSDYYPEAPGGRAHGRSCEPKPFDGNQLGDELKNLEPDYTKAPMNLVVTQADFKWLNLIMRHPKGIVRALRVGGRFYAAKARGKHLLGRGQALIAALRVGLQRANVPLWLNTSLVGLTEEGGRVTGVTVERDGTELRLTARRGVILAAGGFESSAEMRAQYQRQPIGIEWTNGVPANTGDAIRAGAAVGGALEFMDDAWWGPSIQLPKMAWFALSERSLPGSVMVNTAGERFVNESAPYVEAVHAMYGGENGQGEGPGENVPCWLVFDQRYRNRYMFAGQPPRQPLPKRWYESGNLVRANSLAELAEKMSVPADALTGTVERFNGFARAGRDEDFHRGESAYDHYYGDPRNKPNPSLAELTTGPFYAARMVPGDLGTKGGLRTDVAGRVRRADDTVIDGLYAAGNTSSPVMGHTYAGPGATIGPAMVFAYLAVEDMAGKESAPAAAAPARAEEEIA; encoded by the coding sequence ATGACGGCGGAGACCACCGAATACGACGTGATCGTGGTGGGGAGCGGCGCAGCGGGCATGACCGCTGCGCTCAAGGCGGCGGACACCGGGCTCAGCGTCCTGGTCGTGGAGAAGGCGGCGCACTACGGCGGGTCCACGGCCCGCTCGGGCGGCGGCGTCTGGGTGCCCGGCAACGAGTCGCTCGTCAAGGCGGGCATCCAGGACACCCCCGACGAGGCGCGCAAGTACCTGCACGCCATCATCGGCGACGTGGTGCCGGCGGAGCGGATCGACACCTACATCGACCGCGGCCCCGAGGTCATCTCGATGGTGCACCGGATGAGCCCGCTGGAGCTGACCTGGGTGCCGGGGTACTCCGACTACTACCCCGAGGCGCCGGGCGGCCGGGCGCACGGACGCTCCTGCGAGCCGAAGCCCTTCGACGGCAACCAGTTGGGCGACGAGCTGAAGAACCTCGAGCCCGACTACACCAAGGCCCCCATGAACCTGGTGGTCACGCAGGCCGACTTCAAGTGGCTCAACCTGATCATGCGGCACCCGAAGGGGATCGTGCGCGCGCTGCGCGTCGGCGGCCGCTTCTACGCGGCGAAGGCTCGGGGCAAGCACCTGCTGGGCCGCGGCCAGGCGCTCATCGCCGCGCTCCGCGTCGGCCTTCAGCGCGCGAACGTCCCGCTGTGGCTGAACACCTCGCTCGTCGGACTCACCGAGGAGGGAGGCAGGGTCACCGGCGTCACCGTCGAGCGGGACGGCACCGAGCTGCGGCTCACCGCCCGGCGCGGCGTGATCCTCGCGGCCGGCGGCTTCGAGTCGAGCGCGGAGATGCGCGCGCAGTACCAGCGCCAGCCCATCGGCATCGAGTGGACCAACGGGGTGCCCGCCAACACCGGCGACGCGATCCGCGCCGGCGCGGCCGTGGGCGGCGCACTCGAGTTCATGGACGACGCCTGGTGGGGCCCGTCCATCCAGCTGCCCAAGATGGCCTGGTTCGCGCTGTCCGAGCGCTCGCTCCCCGGCAGCGTCATGGTGAACACCGCGGGTGAGCGCTTCGTCAACGAGTCCGCGCCCTACGTCGAGGCCGTGCACGCCATGTACGGCGGCGAGAACGGCCAGGGCGAGGGCCCCGGCGAGAACGTGCCGTGCTGGCTGGTCTTCGACCAGCGCTACCGCAACCGGTACATGTTCGCCGGCCAGCCGCCGCGCCAGCCGTTGCCCAAGCGCTGGTACGAGTCCGGCAACCTGGTGCGCGCGAACAGCCTGGCCGAGCTGGCGGAGAAGATGAGCGTCCCGGCCGACGCCCTGACCGGCACCGTCGAGCGGTTCAACGGTTTCGCCCGCGCGGGACGCGACGAGGACTTCCACCGCGGCGAGAGCGCCTACGACCACTACTACGGCGATCCGCGGAACAAGCCGAATCCCAGTCTCGCGGAATTGACCACCGGACCGTTCTACGCTGCACGTATGGTCCCCGGCGATCTCGGCACGAAGGGCGGCCTGCGCACCGATGTCGCGGGCCGGGTCCGGCGCGCCGACGACACCGTCATCGACGGCCTGTACGCCGCCGGGAACACCAGCTCGCCCGTCATGGGCCACACCTACGCGGGCCCCGGCGCCACCATCGGGCCCGCCATGGTGTTCGCCTACCTCGCGGTCGAGGACATGGCCGGTAAGGAATCAGCCCCCGCGGCGGCAGCCCCCGCCCGCGCGGAAGAGGAGATCGCATGA